A window of Canis lupus baileyi chromosome 3, mCanLup2.hap1, whole genome shotgun sequence genomic DNA:
ATGTATAAGTGGACAGGCAGGGCTGCAGTGGTGTTCAGTGCCTGGGCAGAGGGGCTTACCTCCTGAAAGACTGCTCTCATCCCCTCCAGGGCCGCATACTCTGAGGCAATCTGTGCGTCCACCTGCAGGGACCTGTGCAGGATGTCTCCCATGATCTCGGCCTTGATGAGTGAGTGGTGCTTGGTGAGGCCCCGGTGCAACTCTTGTACCTGGTCCTTCAGGTTCTGTATCTCTGCCTGCAGGCGCTGTGCACAGAGACCTGGTGAGCCCCTGTGGTTCCTGCAAGGCTGTGTTCACCATGGGGGCCAAGTGGCCAGGAAAGATTCGGCCACTGCACTTTggtgagaggaagagggggacagGGCCTTTCCCAGCCTGCAGGTCTTTGGCCCCACTCACCCGGTAGGAGCCCTCATAGTGGCGGCAGTGCTCTGTGAAGGCTGTGTCCTCCCCCTCTGCCAGCAGCACCTTGGTGCTGATGGACCGGTGCAGTGTGGGCTTTTGGACCAGCGACCCCAATGTCTTTCCCACTGGGGAAGGGCGGCTGGGCACCATCAACACCTTGGAGCCTGAGCCTGCTGCTAGCCTGAGGAGAGAGCTACTGTGAatgcggtgggggggggggtctcctccAGGGTCTCAGCCTCTTCCCCCTGGACTGCACACCACAACCACCCAGGAGCTCTAAAGACGCCTCTCTGCAAGGCCCACCGAGACCAAGGATGTCAGCGTGGTATTTTAAAAACTCCCCAGGGACATGTCAGTGTATGGACAAGAATCCTGGCTGGAGAGTAAACTGTTCACTCACATGTGGGACTTTGGACATTTGGCCTGACGCCCTGTCTCCCTTGactggggccctggggtcccTGGCACATACATCCAGCTCAGGCATTTCTCTGAAGTCCTCCAGTGTCTCTGGCTCTCCAGACTGGGGCCCGGATTATTCCTTATCCCAAGCCACCCCTTCAGTCTCTATATGCTGCAGCCTGGTGGTGGAGACTGCAGTGGCCACTGGGGACAGCACCCAGGTCCTTCCCATCCTCTCCTAACCAGGCTCTGCGTCAGGTCCCTAAGGGACTTCCAGTCTTTGGGGAGGGTGGCAAGCAGCCTGTCCCTGCTGCGAGGGGTACCTGGTGCCACCCCACACCTCATTCTTATGGCAGGGAGGGCACCCCAGCTGCTCACATGTTGGTGCTGCTCCCAGCACCTGTCACCTGGTGAGgccccagcagcagcagtggcTCCAGGCAGCGTGCAAACTCAGCGCGGTAGTCACTGGTGATCTGGGCGACAGGAGCAGGTGGTGAGGTGGCTGTTTTGGCTGCCGCCCACCCACCCCTCAAGCCCACCCACCTCTCAAGCCCACTCACCCCCCAAGCCCATCCCTTGCACTGCCCCTGTACCTTGCTATTCTGTGCTGGCCGGAGGTGCTGGGGACGGGTGACAATGCCCTGCAGCCTCTCCATCAGCTCCTGCAGCAGGAGGAGGATGCTCAGGCCAGTgtaggagtggggggtggggggcaacagTGAGGCCCAGGGCCCTGCGGGCAAGGCTGTCTTTGGCACTTTACCTGCTGTGCACTGGGGGCTCCAGCCCTTCCCTGGGACCATCCCAGAACCCCACACCACCCCAGCCCCAAACCCCAGAGGAAAGTTGGGGGTGGCTGGACTCCAGTAGACACTCCACACTTTGGGGGAGTAGAAGCTCATGCTCCTTTTCAGGCTtcgctttattttattttattttatgatttatttatttattgagagagagagagagagagagagaggcagagacacaggcagagggagaagcaggctccgtgcagggagcccaacatgggacccgatcccaggtctccaggatcacaccccgggctgcagcagcgctaaaccgctgtgccaccggggctgcccttcgcTGTCCTTTTAAAAGGGACACAGCTGCCCCCCAAATGGTTTGCAGATGATGGCATGGAGGAGGGGAAGGTAAGTGCAGAGAGCCCTGGTCCAGCCAAGTGGCAGGCTGCCAAGCCCTGAGGTGGCAGTCTTGAGTGTGCAGGGTGGGCTTCTGGTGGGAAGGGGGGAGACCCCTCAAGAGCTAGGGGGACTCACATAGCCCAGGTCCAGGAACTCAGCCTTACtggccaaactgaggaaggaaGAGCAGATGACCAGGTGGACCTGTGGGAGGGACACCACTCAGTACCTGGCCAGGGGAGGGAGGCCTCCCAGCTGGGGTGCCCAGCCCTGTATCCCTGGTTCCCCTTACTTGCAGTGTGGGCAGTAGAGTGGCCAGATGGGAGAGCTGGTCCTTGAAGGCCTTGTCCTTCTCTTCATattggctgggggtgggaggagtggggggcaggcagcCTCATCTCCCAGGGGAGTGCTGCTCACCCCCACATAGTGGGGACCTCAGAAGCCAGAAGTTCCATCTCCCCACCACCTTTGTCCATCCTTCTCCATCACCACTTCCCTGCATCCTGAGTCACCCTGCCATCCTCACCCAGAGGTCTCGCTCCCCAGGGTGGGGCAGGGTCTGCCCAGGTCCAGGCAGTGAGGTAGGCGTATAGAGCCAAGGCACAGGGGTGGAAACCCCATCACCACTCACCTCTGCACAGCCTGCAGCAACAGCATTTTCTTCTCTGCCAGTTTGTCCTGAGAGGGACAGCGGGCTTCTGACTGGGCATGCACCCACTGCCTCCCAGCACTCTCACCCACTCCTGGGTCCTAGCTGCACAGGGGctggctgtgtctctgtctctggccGCCGCCGTCTTTGGCCTCCTAGCTTTCCCTTCCTGCATCCCACCACCTGAGAGCCCTGGTGCCCTCACCTGAAATGTCACCTCCTGGGGGAagcctcccacccctccccactagCACCACCTAGGGGTGGAACTCATCTGGCCACTGTGCCCAAGTAACCCCTGGAAGTAGTTCTGTGCCTGCTACCCTGCTACACAGTGAACCCCACAAGGCCAggttggggggggagggttgTGGGTACCAGGTCATGGCTGATGAGGATGCTCAGCCCGTGGGGTCCAGTCCCCACTACCCTCACCTGCATGCTGCCGAATAGGGCATGGATGGCGGCCTCCTCCTCGGCTGCACTGCGCCGCACCTCCTCTACCATGGCCTGCAGCAGCGCGATGGCCTCCCGCGTGGCGGTCTGCAGGGCCTTCACGGCCTGGCAACAAGGCGACCTCAGCCAGGCAGGCGCGCACATCCCGGGCCCCCGGCGCACTGGGTACCCCGCGCTCGCGCTCACCAGCACCGCCTGCTCCAGCCGCTCGCAGCCCTGCACGTATGCTGACTCGAGGTCCACGCAGTGCGCCCGGctctccctgcggggagcccgcgTGTGAGCCCAGCTCACGGCCGCCCTAGAGCCCCCTTGCCTCCCGCGCCCTCTACCCACCCCTGCATGTCCCGGAAGCAGCGGATGCACAGCAGCGACTTCTTGTCGGTGGAGAACATGATGTAGGGCTCCGCGTGCAGCGCTGCGGCGGGAGCGCCAGTGAGGGCTCCGGCAGGCCCGCCACAGTCAGGCCCCCGCAGGCCCCCGCAGGCCCCCACGGGCACGCCGCACTCACTGCACTTCTGGAGCACGTCGCGGCTGCGCTGGCCCAGGGCCACGATGTCATGGCGCGCGAACATGCGTGCCTGGTGCGTCTCCTCGCGGCAGCGCGCGCACAGTGGCTGCCCACACGTGTTGCAGAAGTACGTGGTCTCCGCATCCTAAGGAGGAGGACCGAGCGCGGCCTCAGCCTGCCCTCGGGCTGCTGGGGAGCCTGAGCCCGCACCAAGCAGTCTCAGCCTGGGGCAGGCACGGCTACAGGTGGCCCTCTCCTGCGATCCCCACGCTCTAATATACCccgtttacagatgagaagagacagggaaggggtggggaccTAAACAGTTCACCTACAACAAACTTTCTTGCTTGAAGGCTTTCCAAGCCCTCCTTGGCACCCTCAATAGTGGCCAGATGAAAGTGGCCACCCCGGCCACGTGGAGTCACACATGGctgggagagaaaagggaatgaGGGTCTATTGTTTCCCTTCCCTAggcgagggcggggggggggggggggggggggggggggttccaggTCTTGGACCGCAGCTGTGACTTTGACCCCAGCAGTGGTTATGAGACCACAGACCCCATTTCCTTACTTTGGCATTCAAGGCCATTTCCTCCCCTATTCTCCCTACCTTCAGCCCCTAACCTCCTGCTGGTTGTTTCTCTCCTGTTAGATCTCACTCATCCCAGCACTTGCCCAGCACACTCCGAGCGTTTGCTCCTGCAACACTGTCCCCCTGAGACTTGGGATACCGAATCTGGCTTCCACAGGTCAGAGTCTGGAAGCCTGGCCTCTGCTCCTTAGTCTTTTATAGACTCAAGGGGTGGGCAGGAACACCCCTTCCCAACAGCACATTGTCCTCCCTTCCCCTTGGGCTGCAGGTAGCTGCGGATAGCTACCCAGGTAGCAGAGGCCCTCAAGGACAGGCTCAAGCCAGAGCACTGGACTCCCCTCCCTGTGCCAGGCCTCAATACCACCCTGGGTTGGGGACCAGTAATTGAATGACTTTAAACTCTGCCACTATCTGGCTAGTGTTTCAAGTCACTTATTCTGGACCTCAGTcaccccacctgtaaaatggggcccACATTTGGGATGCAGGGTGCTTTAGGTTTTGGAGAATCCACTGACAGACAACTGTCTAAGGACATGTTGGGCACACACTGGGAGCATCAGGATTGTCAAACCTGGCCCCCTTGTTCCAGCCCACCCCCAGCCATCCCTGCCTGCTTAGTGCACTCCAGGTCACAGTTGGCACAGTGCACCACCTCCGTGCCATCCCCTGAGCTGGCCACCAGGAACTGCAGCAGCCGATCCACCGGAGGGAGCCCGCTGGGGCCCTTCACCGCCGTCTGGTGTCTGTGGAGAAGCTGCAGCCAAGATCCAGATGCCCCTTCCCAATGGCTCCCTATCACCATTCCCACCCCCCACATTCCAGGCTGGAACTAAAAATAGGGTGGGGCATCTGCTATAAATAGCTCAGCTAGTACTCACTCTgactctgtccttccctctgcccagTCCTGGGTGAATCCTGGGGGCTTTGGGGTTGGCAGCCTGGGATGTCAAAGGTAACCCCCCCACCAGCAGCCCCTCACTGCATTGCACAAATATAAGGACACCACTTGTAACTTGAGCcaacataacctgcttatgttgACCTAAGACTCAAGGGATCCCTGAAGTGAATTTCTGGGAGCATTATAACTGCTGTGCTGCTATCCTGTACTGCACCTGTACTGCACCAGCATTGCGACCTGACAGGATCCGGGTTCTAGCCTCCCTCTTGCCTCCTGGCTTTCTATGGAGGGCCTTTGGCCAGTCACTGTGGACCTCCGAGAGCCTGCTCTGTATAATGGGTGGGATCCCGTGCATTCTAGTGCTGAGGGGAGCGGGCCAGGTGCAGCTGGGAGTCAGAGCCTTGCCGGCCCTGCACCTGTTCCCCAGCCCCACGGAGCCAATCTCCCGGGGTAGGGTGGGGTGTCCGTTGGGGCTTTGAGGCACTCACTGGCACAGCGGGCAGGCGAGACGACCGTCGGTGGCGCGGCCGCGCAGGCAGCCGGCGCAAAAGTCGTGGAAGCAGTCCAGCAGGCACGGACACTCGAACTGTGCGTGGCACAGCGGGCACACCAGCGGGTGGCCGCTCGCGGCGTCCAGGGCACCCAGGCCGTCCAGGGGCGCGAAGATAGCGCCCGACATCTTCTGGGAGAGCTCAGGAAGGCGGCGGACGTGCCCGGTGCGGGGACCCGCTGCGGAGCCCGCCAGCGCCCGGCCACCCAGTCCTCCTCCGCCTGCGCGCggctccctcttctctacctGGATCCGACGGGGCGTGCAGCGATCGTGGAGCGGGAAGCAGCTAGGCCCGGGCTGGGGTCTGGAGCGTCcagagcagggagaaggggcagggggcGAGCGGAGGGGTCCTGTGCGCGCTCCCCTCCTCTCCGCACCCCCTCGGTGGTCCTCGAGGTCGGGCCGCAGGACCCGGCAATGCGTCCCGGTCTATCCAACGCCTAGCCTCTCCAATTTCCACTTCGCCTTCCTCGCCTCACTCCCACCCCAGGAATTCCCGTCCTGGTGTCCTCTGGGTGACCTGCAGGCGACACCCCTTCCGTGCGGGGCCGCAGCATTGCCCGGGCGTGGTGTCCTGCCCACCCTTCCCAGGCCGGCCGCTGCGCCCAGCTAGGGATCCGGCCGCAGAGCCGAAGGCCGGGCTGGAAAGAACGGGGCGTGGGTTCGAGGCTCGGACTGGCCCCCGCCCGGGATGATGGAGCCGGGATCCCGGAGCCGCAGGAGCGCCGCACGGGGCGGGACCCGACGACCCAGACTCCGGGCTCTCCAGGGGTGCGGAGGCACCCTGGCTGGGCCAGCTCTCTCCCTGCGGACTGGAGCTGGGACGCGAGTGGGTCAGCGGGTCCCCATTTAGTCCTCGGCCAATCCGGGGCGCCAGGGAGCAGCGACCGCCTCTCTGCAGACAGCGGGTGCTGGAGAGAGCGTGGGGGCTGGCGCGGAATCCCAGGCCGGCCCCTGGCTGGTTGGGGTCCCTAGGCCAAGTCACTGACCTCTCAGAGCCCCAGAGCTTGGGTGAGTCAGGGACGGCCTCTTGGTGCTGCGCCTGAGTTTAATGAAGTGAAACGCGCCTACTAGGCTTCTAAATAATTAAAGCCCCAACCCCCATTACCATCCGAATTCCCCAAAAAGAAAGGCTGGGCGtggggcacctggaaggctcagaggttgagtgtctgccttcagctcaggtcgtgatcccagcgtcctgggatcaagtcaggcattaggttccccacagggagcctgtgtctctgccagtctctcatgaataaataaataaaatcttttttttaaaaaggggctGGGcttgggagggagaggaggtTCTGAGCTTTTTCTGGCAggtctccctctgctgttcttgGCCTGGCTAGTGCTTGTTTATCCCAGAGTGATTTTCTCCAGAGTGCCTTCCATCCTTATGTCATTATCTGCCTTCTCTGCACGTGTAAACCTGAGCTCTGGGAAAGcagcctctgtctctgcatctcttgaaaTCAGTCAAGCTGAGAGCCTGACCCACAGAAGGTTCTCAATAAAGTCTTATGAAAAAGCTAGGAGATAATATTCAagctgggttttgaaggatgaataggagtagGAGTTTGACagggaaagaaaagtgaattCTAGATGTAAACTACCTGTTCTCTCAAGGGTTCCCAGGTTGCATTCGTGCTCCAAGCAGCAGTAACTTCATAACAATGGCTAATGTTGGGCCAAGATACtattcaaagttctttttttttaatttttatttatttatgtatgatagtcacagagagagagagagaggcagagacacaggccgagggagaagtaggcttcatgcaccggaagcccgatgtgggattcgatcccgggtctccaggatcgcgccctgggccaaaggcaggtgctaaaccgctgcgccacccagggatcccctcaaagtTCTTTTACTTGTATTAACTCATCTAATCCTGACAACAGCCttagaaagtagaaaatattacCCAAGTAAGTGGGAGAGCTGGTATACAAAACGGGAAGGGGCTTTATAAATGAATTATGAGGTAGTTTCTCTCTGGAGGAGCAGTAGGAGATGGATGTTCGTTCCTGATACATCggcttatttcacccatccattCTTGTCTTCATCTGTTACCAGCAGAGCTATAGGCCATGCACATGGGAGGCAACACAGTGGCCAAGGTTAACCAAGTGTACAAATAGACAAATACAATAATGACAGACTGTGCTAAATgctccaaagaaaataatcaggatGATGTGAAGGAGGGCAGCCAGGAGAGGTGGAGCTGAGGGCACACTAGGTAATCATGGGCAGGGAGTGGCATGGAGCCTGAGACCTGGCAGGATGAGAAGAAATCAGACACAGGAAAAGCCAGGAAGAATTCatagcagagggagcaacagatgCAAGGTCCCAGAACCTGGGATAAATGTTGAACAAAGCAAAGTAGACCCACCTGTGTGGAGACTCAGGGACTCAGGATTGGTGTGGGGCTGAGGGTGGAGGGGGTAGGGTGAGGGGCATGGGTTTCAGTGTGGGAAGAAGAGTAAGGGGTGGAGTGAGGTCATGGGGGTGAGGGTGGCCTACTTCTAGACTAGAGATATCTAGGAGGCCACTGGTCGTATGTCTCAGGAGTCCAGGGAGGGGTAGAGGCTGCACACACAGGCATGGCAAATTGTATTTAAAGGCATGATCTTGGGTCATACCAAAGATCAAGTGCATATAAAGATGAGGGGAACTCTGTGCCCTTCAGCCCGTCAAGtccagggaagaggaaggagcagcAAGGGGATGGAGAAGGAGTGGCCAGTGCGGTGGgaggagaaccaggagagccccaggtcctggggtcccagggaagAAAGGTCAGCAAGGAAGAGGGAGTGATCTACAGTATCTGATGCCGCTaaggaagcaggaagaggaggatggaAACCTGACCCCAGTCTAAGACTGGTGGACATCACAAGAGACCTT
This region includes:
- the RNF207 gene encoding RING finger protein 207 isoform X2; translation: MSGAIFAPLDGLGALDAASGHPLVCPLCHAQFECPCLLDCFHDFCAGCLRGRATDGRLACPLCQHQTAVKGPSGLPPVDRLLQFLVASSGDGTEVVHCANCDLECTKQDAETTYFCNTCGQPLCARCREETHQARMFARHDIVALGQRSRDVLQKCTLHAEPYIMFSTDKKSLLCIRCFRDMQGESRAHCVDLESAYVQGCERLEQAVLAVKALQTATREAIALLQAMVEEVRRSAAEEEAAIHALFGSMQDKLAEKKMLLLQAVQSQYEEKDKAFKDQLSHLATLLPTLQVHLVICSSFLSLASKAEFLDLGYELMERLQGIVTRPQHLRPAQNSKITSDYRAEFARCLEPLLLLGPHQVTGAGSSTNMLAAGSGSKVLMVPSRPSPVGKTLGSLVQKPTLHRSISTKVLLAEGEDTAFTEHCRHYEGSYRRLQAEIQNLKDQVQELHRGLTKHHSLIKAEIMGDILHRSLQVDAQIASEYAALEGMRAVFQEIWEESYQRVANEQEIYEAQLHDLLQLKQENAYLTTFTKQITPYVRSIAKVKERLEPRFQVPADEQLGYLQNMHDDSTNGETQARNDLVSVTEKREKIPEPRGNSRTLNSLTEEPPLKNKDPHRPRQKNGGDVPTRREHPT
- the RNF207 gene encoding RING finger protein 207 isoform X1, translating into MSGAIFAPLDGLGALDAASGHPLVCPLCHAQFECPCLLDCFHDFCAGCLRGRATDGRLACPLCQHQTAVKGPSGLPPVDRLLQFLVASSGDGTEVVHCANCDLECTKQDAETTYFCNTCGQPLCARCREETHQARMFARHDIVALGQRSRDVLQKCTLHAEPYIMFSTDKKSLLCIRCFRDMQGESRAHCVDLESAYVQGCERLEQAVLAVKALQTATREAIALLQAMVEEVRRSAAEEEAAIHALFGSMQDKLAEKKMLLLQAVQSQYEEKDKAFKDQLSHLATLLPTLQVHLVICSSFLSLASKAEFLDLGYELMERLQGIVTRPQHLRPAQNSKITSDYRAEFARCLEPLLLLGPHQVTGAGSSTNMLAAGSGSKVLMVPSRPSPVGKTLGSLVQKPTLHRSISTKVLLAEGEDTAFTEHCRHYEGSYRRLQAEIQNLKDQVQELHRGLTKHHSLIKAEIMGDILHRSLQVDAQIASEYAALEGMRAVFQEIWEESYQRVANEQEIYEAQLHDLLQLKQENAYLTTFTKQITPYVRSIAKVKERLEPRFQVPADEQLGYLQNMHDDSTNGETQARGEEDCRKSELAGPGGPGAVCCSREAGDRTETSLTLPATTFCSDAPGLSVQTCCHHKALRRPELLADILE
- the RNF207 gene encoding RING finger protein 207 isoform X3; protein product: MSGAIFAPLDGLGALDAASGHPLVCPLCHAQFECPCLLDCFHDFCAGCLRGRATDGRLACPLCQHQTAVKGPSGLPPVDRLLQFLVASSGDGTEDAETTYFCNTCGQPLCARCREETHQARMFARHDIVALGQRSRDVLQKCTLHAEPYIMFSTDKKSLLCIRCFRDMQGESRAHCVDLESAYVQGCERLEQAVLAVKALQTATREAIALLQAMVEEVRRSAAEEEAAIHALFGSMQDKLAEKKMLLLQAVQSQYEEKDKAFKDQLSHLATLLPTLQVHLVICSSFLSLASKAEFLDLGYELMERLQGIVTRPQHLRPAQNSKITSDYRAEFARCLEPLLLLGPHQVTGAGSSTNMLAAGSGSKVLMVPSRPSPVGKTLGSLVQKPTLHRSISTKVLLAEGEDTAFTEHCRHYEGSYRRLQAEIQNLKDQVQELHRGLTKHHSLIKAEIMGDILHRSLQVDAQIASEYAALEGMRAVFQEIWEESYQRVANEQEIYEAQLHDLLQLKQENAYLTTFTKQITPYVRSIAKVKERLEPRFQVPADEQLGYLQNMHDDSTNGETQARGEEDCRKSELAGPGGPGAVCCSREAGDRTETSLTLPATTFCSDAPGLSVQTCCHHKALRRPELLADILE
- the RNF207 gene encoding RING finger protein 207 isoform X4 — protein: MFARHDIVALGQRSRDVLQKCTLHAEPYIMFSTDKKSLLCIRCFRDMQGESRAHCVDLESAYVQGCERLEQAVLAVKALQTATREAIALLQAMVEEVRRSAAEEEAAIHALFGSMQDKLAEKKMLLLQAVQSQYEEKDKAFKDQLSHLATLLPTLQVHLVICSSFLSLASKAEFLDLGYELMERLQGIVTRPQHLRPAQNSKITSDYRAEFARCLEPLLLLGPHQVTGAGSSTNMLAAGSGSKVLMVPSRPSPVGKTLGSLVQKPTLHRSISTKVLLAEGEDTAFTEHCRHYEGSYRRLQAEIQNLKDQVQELHRGLTKHHSLIKAEIMGDILHRSLQVDAQIASEYAALEGMRAVFQEIWEESYQRVANEQEIYEAQLHDLLQLKQENAYLTTFTKQITPYVRSIAKVKERLEPRFQVPADEQLGYLQNMHDDSTNGETQARGEEDCRKSELAGPGGPGAVCCSREAGDRTETSLTLPATTFCSDAPGLSVQTCCHHKALRRPELLADILE